Part of the Prosthecobacter debontii genome is shown below.
ACCCCACAACCTCCAGCAGGAATTGTGGCAGGTGATGAGAAAGTGTGGGAATCAATGACTCAGAGAGTCAGACGCCCCTCATCCACATCGATGAACTCGAACATGGTCTGGACTGCCCCTGCCGGTAGCCCGATCTCGGCCAAGCGGTCGTTGAGACGTTGCGTGCCAGCATCCCGCCAGCCGCGTTTCATCATGAAGGCATTCCAGATTTCGATCTCGTCTTCGGAAGGTCGGCGCCCATGGGTGTAGGCCCATTCCAGCAGCTCTTCATCCGTTTTGCCTCCTCGCAGTGTTTCAGCCTCCAGCGCTGCGTAGTCGAGGTTTAAAAAGCGGCAGCAGCGCCAGTCAAAGCTGCCTGGGTCCATACCGCGCCGGGCGCACCATTCCTCGGGCAAGGTGCCTGCGGCTGCGAGGCGAACCTTATCCAGCATCCGTCCGAAATAAACGAGGCCAGAGACGGTATGCGAGGGACTGCGGAGGCCAGGAATGAGCGTGGGGTAGAGCGCTGACATGGGAGAAACAAGGGAACCAATGAAAGAACGCTTTCGACTCCTTCTAAGATCCAAGTTTTAGCCAGTCCTTCTTGCTCATTGGAAACTTTCACGCTTGGATTCCGAGGGTCATGTTTGAGTCACTTGCTCTCCCTTGGTTGGTCTCGATGTTCGCCGCGTCGGCGGTTTGCGTGTGGGTGGCGGGGATCCATTTGTCCCGAGCCACAGATGTCTTGTCGGTTCGTTGGGGGATGGGAGAAGCCCTAGGGGGAATGATCTTGCTGGCGATCGTGACGAATCTCCCCGAGATTGCCATCGTCGCCAGCGGCGCTGCGCGTGGTGAGATCTCGGTGGCTGTGGGCAATATCCTCGGCGGGATTGCGATTCAAACGGTGGTCTTGGTCATCCTCGATATCGCGTTAGGGAAAAGCGGTCCCTTGACCCACCGGGCGGCTTCCTTGTCGCTGGTGCTCGAAGCCGCTCTGGTGATTGCGGTGCTGTCCGTCACCGTGATTGGCAGTCAGTTACCTGACACATTGATTGGGTGTCGGGTGACGCCGCAGGGACTCCTCATCGCCGTCCTCTGGATGGTCGGTCTCGGGATCATCGGGCGTTCGCGGGGCAGCTTGCCCTGGCAGTTAAAACTGGGGCCGGAAGACCTTAAGGCAGCGGCGGATTCGCGAGCCGAGGGCTCTGCGGAAAAGCTCAGCACAGCCTCCATCTCGCGCAGTGTGGCGATCTTTGTCGTGGGAGCGGTAATCACCTTGATCTGTGGCGTGCTTTTGGAAAGCACGGGCGATGCCATTGCCACCCATATCGGCATGGATGGCATCCTCTTTGGCGCGACGGTCTTGGCTGCGGCCACGTCGCTTCCTGAGGTTTCGACAGGGCTGGCCTCCATCAAGCTGAAGGACGATGAAATGGCCGTGAGTGATATCTTCGGCGGCAATGCTTTTTTGCCGGTGCTCTTTTTGTTAGGCACTCTCATCTCTGGCCAAGCCATCCTTCCTCATGCCGATAAGTTTGACCTCTACCTCACAGGTCTGGGCATGCTGCTGACCACAGTGTATCTTGTGGGCCTGATTTTCCGATCTCCCAAGCGCATCGCCGGGATGGGGCGGGATTCGTTGCTGGTGCTCGTGCTCTATGTGATCGGGATGGTGGGCCTGCTCTGCATGGCCTGAGGTCTGATAATGGGAAGGATTCGGTGTTAGGGCACCAAGAATCCATCTCGGTGCCTCTATTCATCGAGTACACGTCTTCAGGACTCAGCCGCTGCGGCGGTATGGCTGCCTGGAGGGGGAGGTGTCGGACGGTCGGCGGGCATTTGATTCACCAGTTCTTCGCTCATGCCAAAGTCCTCCAGCAGGATGCGGCGGCGTTCGGCATCATCCACCTCACGGATTTCGATGCTGCCATCTCCATGCAGGGTGACCGCGTTGCCAAAAGCGAGGCCAATGACCTCATCCCCTCGATTGGTCCGCGCATTGACCTGATAATTGAAAGGACTCCATCCCCGTGTGTCCTCATACCGATCACGATATTCCTCATGCTCGGCGCCAAAACGATCAAAGCGGCATTCAAACCCTGTGGGTTGATGCAAGGGCCGCCAGTTGACATACCAATAGCCATCTTGGGTCTGCGCCTGGATGCCCCACGCAGGATGCGAGACCTCACTGGCCCCACTTTCCGTCAGGAGAATCGGTTCACCGCAGAGGATGGCCGTATCGACGAGGTAGTAGGCCTCTCCGACACGCACCCGCACCGACCCGTGATTCGGTGGCAAATGCGGGGCTGCGAGCATGGTGGCGATGCAGCGCTCCGCCTCGAAACCTAGGTCGCGGAGCAAACAATACAGCGCGTTCGATCCCGCCCAGCAGGTGCCCCCAGCGCGATGCTTCAGCCAACCTTCCAGATAGTCTTCCCCGCCGGACCCGGGTAGGGGACCTCGCTTGGGCTGCTGCAGATTCACCAGCTTCCGCACATTATCGAACGGCACCCGCTGGCACCACACCTGATAAAGGCGCGTCAGCCCTTCCAGCGAAACGGCCGGAGGTGAAGAAAAGCCCAGAGCCGCCAGAACACGTTCCTTGAGATTTTCGGGTAAAAGAGAGGTTGAGGACATTCACATTCTTTGGATGGAACCGAATCCGAATTCAAGGGGCGACCGCGCCGCCTTCGGGGATGGCCTAGAGCGTGTAGGGTGCTTAACAACGATATAGCTCCTCTGCGGATTGTCGGACCTAGCGCGAGAGGAGTGCGGCCACTTTGTCCGCCGTCTTCAACGGGCGGCGCAGATGTTCGAAGAGATTTTCCTCGCCAGCGGGTCCGGCGAAACGCTCCAGCCAGACCTCCCGGCGTGGTACGTCCACGAGCGCGTGGAAGTGATTGTCCATGACGCAGTCGGTGACCAGCCTCACGCCGGAGAAATTCGCCAACCGCCACAGCAGACGCTTGAGGCTTCCTTTGGATGAACGCCTCCGCATTCCCCCTTCGGGTCATGCTGCGCATGATCGATCTCGCTCCGCTCGGTTCGACGTCATCAAAGAAAGAAGACCTCCCCACCGCAGGTGCGCGACATAACATGGTAGGTGTCGCTTTCGAAAGCCCCTAGCCGCCGACGCGCCGCCGCCCACCGGACCAGGACCGCGCGGCAGGATAAGGCGCTGTCCTGGCATTGATGCCGAGAAGCTGTTGCTCAAGCGGATCGGCTTGAGGATCAAGAGTTCGGGCGGTTTTCATGAGACCTGATTACGGTGTGAAAGGCAGGGGTGCACCATTGTATGCCTGGCATCTTTTTCTGATCCAGCGGTGTAATTTGCTAATTTGAGGGTGGGTAACCGGTCCGAGTCAGCAGATCCTCATCATCGACATCTTTTTGAGATTCCGAGTAGACGCTGTGAAACCAACTGACGTCATGCCCGAGACGTCTTGCGAGTTCGTAGCCTGACTGGAGCTTTTGCTCACTACGCAGTAGGGCATAGGCAGCACCTTTCTTGCCCCGCACGGTAGCGATATTGGACTTCTTCGCCCGAACATCTGCAAGCACCAGAGCACGCCATTGCAGCCACCGTTCACTTTCGGGAGTCTGAGCTAAGGTCTCTACATAAGGCAGAAGAGTCTTGGAAAACTGGCCCTCGCCGCGTGAAAACGCGGTGAATGACCAAAGCACGCTCCAATTGCTGTCGAGTGTTGCCGGCTGCACAGCGGCCAGCAAGGTCTTCGCCGTTGCCTGATCATAGCCAGACGACTTTAACTTTGATAGCAGAGCTGCATTCATTTTGTCCCGATGCAAACGCAGATTGGCAATCCCCACGGCGATCTGGTCCTTCAGTTCATGCTTCCATGCCCCAGTCTCCATGGTCGCTGGGCGACCCAGCATCGAACGCACAAGGTCGCCATTGGCAAGAACGACCCAGTTGTTGTTGTCGGCCTCAGGATCGGGGTTGGGGGCAGGTTTATTTGAAGGGCCAGCTTCTACTTGATACAGACCGATCTCATGGAAGCTATTTCCTGCATCCGCCGTGTCCTCATCAACGCGCATCGTGAACGCGGTAAAGCCGTGGAAGGCTTCGGGAGGAACACCCGGATAAGCAATCGAACCGAAGGCTTCGGTTGCTGAACCGATGACAGCATCCTCAAGACGATTTTTGATCATCTTGAATTTTTCATCGGCGTAGAGACGCGGTTTTGCGTCGGGATAGGTGCGGCTGGACATGGTTGGAAGGTGGCTTTGAAGATTGCCACATAGGAGTCAAACCCATTTACCCCACTCAAAGTGCATACCATCAGGCCTATTTTGGAAATGCCCGCCCCAGAAGAAACCATACTGGTTGGCAATTTGCACCAGCTCCCGGACGGAGCCTTTTTTCCCCACGCGGGCAGGGATTTGCCCCAGTTTGTTCCACTCGTAGTTGATATCGAACGCTGTGCCCCAGGCGTGGTTGCTGAGGGCATCGCGGTTCTTGTCTTTGACATTTTGAGGAGTCGCCTTGTTGCGAATAAAACGGGAATTAAAAGCCCCCTCCCAGGTCAACACGCGGTCCAGCAAAGAGGCTTCGCCCCACGCCTTCCACAGGGCAAGAAATGGATCTTTGATCTTGCGATGAATTCTAGCTCGCGCCTTGGTCTTCTTCAGCGCAGTGGCAAGTTCCGGCACCTCCACGACGATGAGGTTGTCACTTTCCCAACTGCCGAGGATCTCGATATGTTCGTAGTCTTTCGGCTCCGGCTTGTGTTTGAAGTCAAACCACCCGAACTCTGCGTCACGCTTTTCGGCGTTGGTCGGACCAAAGTCCGTGGGGCGCGGCGGCCAATTGACGGAGGTCTGTGCGGTCGACAAGTCCGTGCTGATCTTGAATCCCAGCACCGCAGCCACCGCATAGGTATCGTTATCTACCACTCCAGTGTCGTTCAATTTGTTCTTCTTCTGGAAGGCAATCGTAGCTGCCTCTGTGTCCTTGCCGAACTTGCCATCGGCACCCTTGGGGTCAAACCCCTGGCCCACAAGGAAGTTCTGCCAAACTTCAACGGCATCGCTCTTATCCCCTCTGCGCAATACGGGTAACATAGTAGAAAGTAGTTAAGTGTTGATCTGTTGTTTATCGATTGTCTACAGCTTTTTTGCAAACATGTTAGTGGTGAAAATTTCTCAGATGGACCAAGCAGGGTTCATGCCTTGACCTAAATAATAATTAGGCCCCCTTATCGGATCAGAGAGAGAGGAAGAATTGGCGCAAAGTGAATTTGATGCGCATATCACAGTCCC
Proteins encoded:
- a CDS encoding DUF5069 domain-containing protein, yielding MSALYPTLIPGLRSPSHTVSGLVYFGRMLDKVRLAAAGTLPEEWCARRGMDPGSFDWRCCRFLNLDYAALEAETLRGGKTDEELLEWAYTHGRRPSEDEIEIWNAFMMKRGWRDAGTQRLNDRLAEIGLPAGAVQTMFEFIDVDEGRLTL
- a CDS encoding sodium:calcium antiporter, whose product is MFESLALPWLVSMFAASAVCVWVAGIHLSRATDVLSVRWGMGEALGGMILLAIVTNLPEIAIVASGAARGEISVAVGNILGGIAIQTVVLVILDIALGKSGPLTHRAASLSLVLEAALVIAVLSVTVIGSQLPDTLIGCRVTPQGLLIAVLWMVGLGIIGRSRGSLPWQLKLGPEDLKAAADSRAEGSAEKLSTASISRSVAIFVVGAVITLICGVLLESTGDAIATHIGMDGILFGATVLAAATSLPEVSTGLASIKLKDDEMAVSDIFGGNAFLPVLFLLGTLISGQAILPHADKFDLYLTGLGMLLTTVYLVGLIFRSPKRIAGMGRDSLLVLVLYVIGMVGLLCMA
- a CDS encoding arylamine N-acetyltransferase, which translates into the protein MSSTSLLPENLKERVLAALGFSSPPAVSLEGLTRLYQVWCQRVPFDNVRKLVNLQQPKRGPLPGSGGEDYLEGWLKHRAGGTCWAGSNALYCLLRDLGFEAERCIATMLAAPHLPPNHGSVRVRVGEAYYLVDTAILCGEPILLTESGASEVSHPAWGIQAQTQDGYWYVNWRPLHQPTGFECRFDRFGAEHEEYRDRYEDTRGWSPFNYQVNARTNRGDEVIGLAFGNAVTLHGDGSIEIREVDDAERRRILLEDFGMSEELVNQMPADRPTPPPPGSHTAAAAES
- a CDS encoding M15 family metallopeptidase, coding for MLPVLRRGDKSDAVEVWQNFLVGQGFDPKGADGKFGKDTEAATIAFQKKNKLNDTGVVDNDTYAVAAVLGFKISTDLSTAQTSVNWPPRPTDFGPTNAEKRDAEFGWFDFKHKPEPKDYEHIEILGSWESDNLIVVEVPELATALKKTKARARIHRKIKDPFLALWKAWGEASLLDRVLTWEGAFNSRFIRNKATPQNVKDKNRDALSNHAWGTAFDINYEWNKLGQIPARVGKKGSVRELVQIANQYGFFWGGHFQNRPDGMHFEWGKWV